The genomic segment TCGATGAGCTGCCCCCTGGTGAGCACGCGGCCGGCGTTGCGCAGCAGCAGCTCCAGGAGCTCGAACTCCTTCAGGGGCATGGCCACCTCGGTGCCGTTGACCGCGACGGTGTGGCGCTCCACGTCCATCGAGACCGGGCCCGCCGTGAGCAGCTGCTCCCCCTCGTCCTGCGCGTCGACCTGACGACGCAGCACGGCGCGGATGCGCGCGAGCAGCTCGCGGGTCGAGTAGGGCTTCGTCACGTAGTCGTCGGCGCCGAGCTCGAGGCCCACGACGATGTCGATCTCGGAGTCCTTCGCCGTCAGCATGATGATCGGCACCGACGACCTCGTGCGGATCTCCCGGCAGACCTCCGTGCCGGAGATGCCCGGGATCATCAGGTCGAGCAGGATGATGTCGACACCGCCGCGGTCGAACTCGCTGAGCGCGCTGGGACCGTCGGGTGCCACGGTGACCCCGTAGCCCTCCCGCCGCAGCAGATAGCTCAGCGGCTCGCTGAGGGCCGCCTCGTCCTCGACGAGAAGGATGTGCGTCATGCTTTGTCTCCTTGCGCTGCCGAGGCGTCGGTGTCCGCCTCGGGAAGTCTGATGGTGAAGGTCGAGCCCTTGCCGGGCTGGGACCAGGCCCGGATGTCGCCGCCGTGGTTCTGCACCACGTGCTTGACGATGCTCAG from the Cnuibacter physcomitrellae genome contains:
- a CDS encoding response regulator transcription factor, with protein sequence MTHILLVEDEAALSEPLSYLLRREGYGVTVAPDGPSALSEFDRGGVDIILLDLMIPGISGTEVCREIRTRSSVPIIMLTAKDSEIDIVVGLELGADDYVTKPYSTRELLARIRAVLRRQVDAQDEGEQLLTAGPVSMDVERHTVAVNGTEVAMPLKEFELLELLLRNAGRVLTRGQLIDRVWGSDYFGDTKTLDVHIKRIRSKIEKTPSEPELLVTVRGLGYRFEA